Within the Bremerella sp. JC817 genome, the region GCCGAATGGTATCGGTCTTCGTGAAACGTATCGAACAAAAGAAAGCAGGCGTCGAGTAGCTTCCGCCTTCGCTTTCACCCAGGTTCTAACCTTTCCAATTTTCATCAAGGCAAACCCAAGCCATGCTGGCTGAATCGACTGAATCCGAGAGCAATTCCATTTCGCTGTTTGAAGCATTTGGAGTCGAAGTCGAGTACATGATTGTTCACGATACGTCGCTCGATGTCGCCCCGATTGCCGACCAGGTCTTGCGCGACGAAGAGGGGCAGCCGAGTGAAGAAGTCGAGCATGGCGATATCGCCTGGTCGAACGAATTGGCCGCCCACGTCGTCGAACTGAAGACCAACGGTCCAGCCCCCAGCTTTGCCGGCCTGGCCCAGAAATTCCAGGCGAACGTGAACGAGATCAACGCGTCGCTTGGTCAGATTGGTGCGCTTTTGATGCCAAGTGCCATGCATCCGTGGATGCGTCCAGAACTGGAAATGAAGCTGTGGCCTTATGGCTACAACGAAGTCTACGAAGCGTTCAACGTCATTTTCAACTGCACTGGTCACGGTTGGGCCAATCTGCAAAGCTGCCACTTAAACCTGCCTTTCGCGACGGACGAAGAGTTCGGCCGATTGCATGCGGCCATTCGTTTGCTGCTGCCGATCTTGCCGGCCCTGACCGCCAGCAGTCCGGTTTGCGAACGCCAAATGACGCCGCACCTGGATCATCGCTTGGAAACGTATCGCCACAATGCCGACCGAATCCCTCAGGTCGCCGGGCATGTTATTCCTGAAGCCGTTTTCACGCGGAAGGATTACGAAGAGCAGATCCTGCAGCCGATCTACGACGCGATGGCTCCGCTCGACTTGCCAGGCGTACTGCGGCATGAATGGGCCAACAGTCGCGGTGCGATCGCTCGTTTCATGCGAAACACGATCGAAATCCGCGTGATGGACGTGCAAGAGCATCCCGCCGCCGACGTGGCGATCTGCCAGTTGGTAGCCAACGTGGCCAAGGCATTGACCGAAGAGAAATGGAGCTCGACGGCCGAGCAGCAAAAGGCGGAAACGAAGCGACTGAAAGAGATCTTCCTGAACGTGATCGACGACGCCGACGAAACAGTGATTGTCGATCCCGACTACCTGCAGCACTTCGGCTGGACGGAAGGGACCTGTACCGCCAACCAGTTGTGGCGATCGTTGGCCGATCAGTTTCCGGTAGAAGAAAAGCCACTGGCCGATGCCTTGCAGGTCATCCTCGAAGAAGGAACCTTGGCCCATCGCATCGTGCGGACACTGCATGGCAAGTTCGAGAGCCGGCTGTTGCCAGTTTACCGCGAACTGTGCGGTTGCCTCCAGGAAGGTCGCTCGTTCCACGGGCTCGACTAACGCTGCCCGATCACACAACACGAATTGCCATGAAACGATCTTCAACTCGCGTCTTGCTCTTCACCTGCGAACATGGTGGTAACCAGGTGCCTCGCAAGTTCGCTGGGCGGTTTGCGGATCACCAAGACCTCTTGAAGACACATCGTGGCTGGGACCCGGGTGCTTTGAAGACAGCAAAGGCCTTCGCCCAGGCTGCCGACGTCCAGCTGTTTTTCAGTGAGACGACCCGCTTGTTGGTCGACTTGAACCGGTCGGAATGGAACCCGGCATTGATGTCCAGCCTCGTGCCTCCGCCCAACGAGGAGGAGCGAGACGAGATCCTGGAAAAGTGGTATCGGCCGTTCCGTCAGCAGGTACTCGATTGGGTGACCCAGCACGTCCAGCAGAAGCAACAGGTCTGGCACCTTTCGTTTCACAGCTTCACGCCGGAGCTGAACGGGGAAGTCCGCAATGCCGAGATCGGTCTGCTGTACGATCCCCAACGCGAGCCGGAGCGGGCGCTGGCAGCTCGCTGGAAGGAAACGTTACGAGAGACGCTACCGGAGTGCCGGGTCCGGATGAACTATCCCTACCGCGGAATCACGGATGGTCATACGACCGCGTTGCGTAAAAGATTCGGGGCAGGGGAGTACGTCGGAATCGAGCTGGAAGTGAATCAGCTGCTTTATGCCCAAGCGCCGGCCCAGGTCAAACGGCTGATAGCAGGCCTGCAGGGGAGCTTCCTGGCCGCCCACCAGGGGATTTAAGCAGGCGATGCTTGCTTACGAAGAATGGCTGATCGGCACGCTTTACCTTGCTCCGCAATTCCTCCGAGTCTGGACGTAACCGGTTGCCTGCTTGCTACTTGAGATTCCCCCTAGGGATGGTATTCTTACACGTGGCATACAAGGAGGGGCTCTTATTTTTCAGGTCGCTGTCGCGCGCGGTGGCCGGATGGTCTCTCAGCAATAACCTTCAGTTCAAGTTCGGGGGAACGTTGAACGATCGGGATCTTAGGCAAAGGAGAGCAGGCCAGAACAAACGGACTGGTTCGTACGCTCTTTCCGCGTTCTTAGGGCTCAGCAACGCTGAGGATCTCATCGCATCTCTTCCCTGAAACCTGACTGGCACGTGGAATAGGAATTTTGCATGAAGAACCCACCCATCCATTGGTCGGAAGGGATGTTTCTTCGGCCCCATCATTTCCAAGCCCAGGATCGCCACTGGTACGAGTTCCTCGAAAACTCTTTCCGGGACCTGATCCCTTATGCCTATGGGATTCGTTCCATCGAAATCAGCGACCAGGCAATCGCCAATTTCCAGATTGACGTCTCGCACTGCGAAGCCCGGATGCGGGATGGCACGATCATCTCGATCGGCGGCAACGACCAGATGGACCGCGTCGATCTGCGGCAAGGTCTTCAGGGGCTGCAGAACCTGAAAGAGATCTTCCTCGAAAACGAAGTCATTCGAGTCTACCTGGCAGTCCCGCGCGTCAAACTGGGGCACGAGAACACGGCTCGCGATTCTCAATCTTCCCAGACACGCTACTACGAATTCTCGCGCGAGGACGAAGAAGAGAACCGCGGCGGAAACCCTCAAGAGGTCTCGTACCGCGAACTGAACATCCGCATCTTGTTGTCGACCGACGAACTTTCCGGCTACGACTTGCTGCCGATCTGCCAGATCATTCGCAACGAAGCTGACGGCACGCCGCGCATCGATCCGAACTATTGCCCACCTTGCCTGGCAATTGAAGCCTGGACGCCGCTGGGGACCGGCATCGTCCGCCGAACGTTCGATTTGATTGGCGAACGCATCGAACGCTTCCGCAACGACATCTTAAACCAGAACATTACCTGGGACCCGCGCGAGATTGGCGATCTCGAGAAAATGATGCGTCTGCGAACCTTGAACGAAGCCTACGCCGAACTGCGAGTGCTGGGGTTCAGCGATGGGATTCATCCGTTAACGGTCTATACAACCCTTTGCCGAATCGTCGGCCAGTTGGCGATCTTCGACGACAAGCAGCGACGCGTCGAAACGATTCCGAAGTACGACCACGAGAACCTGGCCGAGATCTTCCAGTGGGCCTACAACGAAATTCGCCGTTTAAGCGAAGGTCGCATCGACGCGACCTACGAACATCGCTTCTTCCTGGGAAGCGGCCAGTCGATGCATGTCCAATTGGATCCAAAGTGGTTCGATCCGAGCTGGGAGTGGTACATCGGTTTCGAGGGGGTAAGCATCTCGAAGGAAGATACGTACCAACTGGTAACCCAGGGCTTCCACTGGGTGTTTGGTAGCGGCGAACAGGTCGAAACGCTCTTCCGCAATAACATGCCAGGGGTTCGCTTGCGTCCCGTTGCGCAGCCACCGCGGGTCTTACCGCAAGGTGGCAACTGGGTTTACTTCCAGGTGCAGCGGCAAGGACCGCCATGGGACGATGTCCAACGAACGCAGACGATGGGCTGGCGTTTCCAGGAAGAATACATTCACGATGTCAAAGAACTGCAAGGCAAGAAGCGTCTTGTCTTGAACATTCGGAATCAACTTATCGCGCTGCATGTGGCAGTCTTCGCATTGCGGCACGGAGAGCAGAATCGGGCTTAACCCGCCGGTCGAGTTTAACTTGTCCGGTTTGAATCCGGCGTTGCCCTTCGCCCCTGTTGAACTTTGGAAATCGAGTCAGAATGACCCCCAAATTTGCCAAAGCAGTCGATCCCATCTTTCTCTGTATGCTCGATCTGTTGGATCGGATCGAGCGCGACGGGAACTCGCTCGATCCCAGTCAGGAGCGAATCCGCGTGAAGAAGCGGATCGATACGGCCGAGAATCTGCTCGGACAGACCGCCGAGTGGGAACTGGCGAAGTACGCTTTGGTGGGTTGGATCGATCAGATGCTGATCACCGCGCCATGGAACGGTGCCAACTGGTGGCAGAATAACGACCTGGAATACGAATGCTTCCACAGTGGAAAAGCGTTCGAGCACTTCTTCGTCGCGGCACGTGAAGCCCAAAGCTTGCCGAACAAAGACGCCCTGGAAGTCTATTACGTCTGCGTCGTGCTTGGCTTCCGCGGTTTGTATGGCCATCCGCATTCGCTGCAGTACACCCAGCACTACGGCTTGCCGGCCGACTTGGATACCTGGGCCAAGCAGACCGCTTCGGCACTTCAATTGGCGATTGGTCGTAGCCCGATCATCGATCGTCCTGAGCCCGGCGAAGGGGCTCCACCGCTGACCGGTTACAACAAGCTGATCAACATGACCCTGTTTGCGGTGGTGATGGTCGCGATTTGTATCGGTTACTTTTTGATGTTTGGGGTTAACAAATAGTTGCCGGTGCTGGTTGAAGTCCGGCAGCACGGAACCGAAGGTTCTCGAAAATGATGTCATTCGTTTACAACGTCATCTACTACCTCACTCTTCCGTTTACCGCGTTCAACACGTTGGCCTCGGCCATGCCAGGCGTGCGGAACCTGGGGAAGATCACGGTTCCGACACGCATCGCGCTGTTGGTGTTCCTGTTCCTCTTCTTTGTGCTGATTTCGTTCTGCATCTCGTTCCAGTTTTCAGGCACCTCCGCGCAGTGGACCGACTATTTGCTCGACTGGAAGACCGGCCTGGCCGTGCTCTTTTTGATGATCGTGATCCCGGTCGTTTCGTACTACGTCGTGAAGATCTGGATGGAAGAAGAAACCTCCGACTTCCCCGATATCGATAAGGCCTGGAAGCAAGGTATCCATGAACTCGACAAGCATGGCATTCCTTTGGGAAGTACGCCCTTGTTTTTAGTGCTGGGCAACCAGGACGAGCGTCGCGCCAGCAACTTGATGCGTGCCTCGGGATTTGGTTTCAACGTTTCTGATCCTGCTCAGGGACCGGCCGCGTTGCACTGGTATGCCAATTCCGACGCCATCTTCATCTTTCTGACGAAGGCATCGTGCCTTTCAACACTGGCCGAAGGCTTCCAGCGTCGGACCGGGCCAGGCTCGCAGTTAGCGACACCTTCCATGCGAGAAATCCCAGGCGGGCAAACGATTGTCGCCGGTGCTGGCCAACAAAGTCTGGTCAACGAGCCACTACCAGATCATACGCTCGGTGCGGACGACGACGATCAGCAGCACTTCATGGAAGCTCCTCCGCAAATGGCCGGAATCGGAGCGACGATGAACTTTGGTCAAGGACTCGACGCGGGGCAGACGATGGCGTTCAGTCCCGATGCCCCAGCACCTGGCATGGCCAGCATGCGGCAATCGAAGGCCGATCTGACCGATCAGATGGAACGCTTGAAGTACGTTTGTACGTTGATCAACAAAGCCCGTCGCCCGGTCTGTCCGATCAATGGATTGCTGGTCACAGTGCCGTTTGAACTGGTCGAAGATGCCAGCGAACCGGTTCAAGTCGCGATTCAAAGCGACCTGGATGTGATCCGCGGCATGACCCGTTTGCGATGCAGCGTGACGGCCCTGGTTACCGAAATGGAAAGTGCCCCAGGCTTCCTCGAACTGATTCGACGCGTCGGCGAAAAGCGAGCCCAGGAACAACGCTTCGGCAAAGGTTTCAATGTCTGGAATCCTCCGATCGCCGAGCAGTTGGAAGCGGTCTCGCAGCATGCGACCGGGGCGTTCGAGGATTGGACTTACCTGCTGTTTCGCGAGAAAGATGGTCTTCGTCGGCCTGGCAATCCCAAACTGTTCGAACTGCTGTGTAAGATTCGGGGGCGATTCAGCGAGTGCCTGACGAACATTGTCGCCAACTCGTTTGGTTACGAGCCGGATAAGAATCCACGTGCGGCCCACAACTCGCTGCTGTTCAGCGGTTGTTATTTCGCAGCGACTGGCGACACCAAAGATCGCCAGGCCTTCGTGCGGAGCGTGCTGTATCGCGTGATGGAGCAAGACGCCGAGCTCGATTGGAGCTACGAGGCACTGGAAGAAAACAGCAGTGCCGACTTCGCGGCAAACGTGGCCGCGCTCATTGGTGGAGTCTGTTTGCTACTGCTGATTGGGATGGGACTCAACGCGGCGTTCGGCGAATACATGCCTTGGAATCAGGATGGCTAACGATGCAAAACACGGCTCGGCAAATCTACCTGGGAATGCTGGTTCTATTGCTGTTGCCGATGATCGGCTGCGGTGGATGCTCTCAAGAAAAGCAGATTGTGCTGGTCATCTCTGGTACAGAAACGAGCGAGCAGCGTAAAGCCATCCAGGAGAATACCTCCGCCTGGTTGGACGGATCCCAAAGCTACTTCACGCTAGGGTACGAGTCAGGCGGAGTCTATACGCTGAAGATTTCGCCCGTCGAAGACGTTCAAGCGGCCGCGGAAAAGATTGACTTTGGTACGGTCACAAAGATCGAAGACCGTACCATCTACGTCGAGTATCACCCTCCAGCCGATGCCGAAGAGTAACGGAAGCCTTGCTATTTCAGCAGTTCCAGCGTTTCGATCACGAACGAGGCGTGCACGATGATAGCCAGCCCGAACTGATGATGGGTTTTGATCGTCATATAGTTCCCCTTCATCGTGTCGTTCAGAAACCGCTGGCCATGCACGACTCCCATAATCAGTGGCTGCTCTGCGGATCCTTCTTCTTCGCCGGCAAGCGTCGTAAAGACCGGCCCGCCGCTGTCACCGCTGAAGATACTGGTGCTGATGTAAAACGTCTTGGTCTTGCTGGTTGGCAGGACTGGGAACGATGCCAATGGACCGTTTCGCAAAATTGCGAAGCCTGCCTCGCTCGATTCTTCGCGATGCGGATAGCCCAGCATGGTCAACTTGCGGCCTGGGTGCACACCCTTGGTTCGCAGATGTTCTTCGGTTGCCAACAAGCTGGTTGGCAGATGTGGAAGGTCGGCGTCTGCTGGCGGAGTCACGTAGATCGCGGCGACGTCTTGTTCCGGGTGGTTTACCCACAGCGGCTTGTCATCTTTGCGGATGGCGAGCGGAACCAATTGCTTCTTGTACTCTCCTTCCGCTGTTTTAATGCGAAAGACGACCGAGGTTTCATCGCCGTTGGTTTTGTCGAGCACGTGCTTGGCTGTCACCAGGATGAAGGTTTTGCCTTCGTCAGGCGTCAGAATGAAACCAGTCCCGGTGGAACCAGGATTACTCAGTTTCACCGTGGCCCGGAACATGAGCGTGGTGGGATCTTCCGACTCGGCATGCAGCGGCGATGTCAGCAGGGAAGCAGAAACGAGCAGGGCCAAGAGCACGAGAGAAACAGTCTTCAACATGGCAATCGATTTTCAAATTCAGGTGGCAGGTCTAGGAGCGGGGCTCAAGGCGAATGGCTTGTTGCTTCCCAGTTTCGCAGCCAATCGTCGCGAGAAACCGGCAAGCGTATCAGCTTCGGGAGGGTGGTTGGTTAACAGCCCAGACTAGTTGTCCGCGGCCGGCATGGAAAGCCCGCTTCTGGTTTTCGGAGCACGGCCCAAAAGTAGAGGGCCTGGTGATGGATTGGATCCCGCTGCCAAATTGCCCTACGCTTGGACGGTACGCGTTCGATTCATGGTAGCTTTTCCGACGGCGAAGGAATCTGGCGATGCGACAGGTCGAAGAGTATCAGGCGATTCAAGCAATTTCTAAAGAAGTCTTAGCAGAAATCGGGGCGAGCCTTGTCGTATCCGATACGGAAGCGACCATCGCCCGTCGTGCCCAGCAGTTGCTGGCCGATCGCGGTATTACCGATACGTGGTACCACGATTGTCCGGCCCTGGTGTTAGCCGGAACACGATCTTGTCTTTCGCTCTCGGGACGCGACTACGTGCCTGCCGACGAGCCTCTCGGGAATTTCAACCTGGTGACCGTCGACTTGAGTCCCTGTCGAGAAGGCATCTGGGGTGACTGTGCCCGAAGCTTCTACGTTGAAAATGGCCACTCTGTCAGCGAGCCTGAAGATGCCGAGTTCCAGCAAGGCAAAGCAGCCCTCAACACCTTGCATAGTCGCCTGCAACAGTTCGCTAAACCAGATATGAGCTTCGATGATCTTGGGCGATTCATGAAGAACGAAATTCAGGAACTCCGATTCGTGGAGCTCGACTTTCTCAGCAACTATGGCCATACGATCGAAACGGATCTGGCTGCACGCAGTTATATCGAGAAGGGCAATCCACGAAGTTTGCGTTCGGTGGATCTATTCACGTTCGAACCCCATATTCGACCAGTCGAAGGACGATGGGGTTTCAAGCACGAAGAGATCTATTACTTCGAAGGCGAGGTCCTCCGCGTATTGTGAGCGGACGAGGAGCGTTCAAGAAATAAAAACGGCCTGAGAGAACTCAGGCCGTTTTCTTGATTCATTGAAGAGCCGGGTCTAGCGATTAGAAGTCGGAGACGACTTCGCCACCGGCACGCGTGCCGAGCGAACGCCAGATGGTCAGGTCGATCGTTTCGCTGATCGAGCGACTGCTGCCGTCGAACATCACGACGTCGACGACGCCTGGGTGCCAGCTTCGCGAGGTGACGATCGAGTAGGTCGGGCTACCAGCGTTGCCGTCCTTACCTTCCTGCCACGAATTGAAGTCGCACTCTTCGTACGTAGTTCCGCCGTTAGAGCACGAGGTCTTCGCGTTCGGTGGCATCGTGACGGTGAAGCCGGTGTGATGTACGCGACCGTCAGGCCATTCCGTGTGCCCGGTGTTCTTGAACTCGTCGCCGGAAGCGATGATCGCTTCGGCATCGGCGATCGTGTTCGGAATGGTCGTCGTCGACGGGCCGCCATTGCGGAAGTAAGGTGTCCAGGCCTTTACTTCAGCACCCAGCAGCGTGTTGGATGAACCATCGGTCGCGTCGCGGAACGACAAGCTCGAGTTCGGATAGAACAGCCCGTTGCCACCTTGCTTGTTGGAAGGATTGAAGACGAACCAGGTACCGTAATTGAAGCCATAGCTGGTCGGCCACAGTTTCACCTTGCCGCCGCCTGGGTCGCGTTCGCGACCAGCACCGGGATCACTTGGGCAGCCATAACCAGGGATCTTCAGGCCATCGATCGCCGTCTGGAAGTCCCAGGCAATCGTGATGTCGACGTTGTCGTACAGGTTGCCTTGTTCCAGAAACTGCAAAATTCGACCATGCACGCCCCACGACCCGTTACTGGCACTGGTGGATGTCGATAGGTCGACTGTGCAGCCCATCGGCAGTACGCGGTAGGTATCGACGTAGTTGTGCAGGGCGAGGCCCATCTGTTTGAGGTTGTTTTTGCACTGCATCCTCCGGGCAGCTTCCCGAGCTTGTTGCACGGCTGGCAACAACAAAGCGATCAGGACACCAATAATGGCGATCACGACTAAAAGTTCAACAAGCGTGAAACCTTCGCGTGGCGATTTCCGTGGGGTTGGAAAAATCGTCATGCTTCTCGAGTTCCTTGGATAACGGGGCATGGCACATCTGGTGCCCCTGGATCTAGTTAACCGCGTCCTAGACAATTTCCTCCAACAAAGCGGGACGCACTTTGCCCTGTTCGGCAAATTTGATACCCAGTCTAGGTGGAGTCCACTCTTTTTCTAGGGGCCATTTCGTGATTTCGCGAGAACAAGGCAGGAATCTGAAGACGATTGAGAATGCGAACCGAGTAGTATTGCGCAGAGTCCTTGATTGAGGCGAGATTGTCCTGTGTTGTTGTCGACTCGGACGACAACCATGTCGTTCTTGATAACACATTTGTGGTGTGACCAATGAGCTAGCGAGGTATTGATGGACGCGATCATCGACCTGTTTGAAGGCCTTCAACGAATGTCGCCGGGCAGCGAAGCGACAACCTCCGAGGCGATCGCGACGGCAACCCAAGGACGAACCTGGCGATCGCTCGTCGAGTTTGGCTGTGGTCGCGGTATCTCGACGATGCTGCTGGCCGAGCAGACTTCCGCGAAGATCACGGCAGTCGATACCTGCGGTGCTTTCCTACAGCAACTGCAAGTCGAAGCGGCGACGCGAGGCTATGCCGATCGCGTTCACATCCGTCAGCAAAGCATGGATACCACTTGGCCAGAAGGGACCTCATTCGATGCGGTCTGGTGCGAAGGTTCCGTCTACAGCATTGGGCTCGACAACGCTTTGCGATTGTGGCATCCACTTCTCAGCCCAGGCGGGGTTCTGGCTGTCAGTGATCTGGTCTGGCTGACGGACTCCCCCGACCCGGAAGCCGACGCCTATTGGAAACGGCAAGGCGTCTCACTTCGCTCGCGCGGGGAGATCGAGCAGTTGTTGCCTGAGCATGGATTTCGATTGCTGAGTAGCTTCGTGTTTCCCGATAGCGATTGGCAGAACTATTACGGGCCGATCTCTCAGCGGCTTGAAACCTGGATCGATGGCTATACCGACCGCCAGGAGGCGGAACTGGTCGCGGCGGCTTTCGAGGAGGAAATGGCGACATATTCACGGTTTGGGCAGCAATACGGCTACGTCTTTTTCCTGGCCGAGGTTTAAACGGTTGAATCACGCGGGAAAACAGAGGATGGTATAGGGAAATCACCTCGCTCCCTCCCCCTAGAGATTCGATCATGCCACGTCTCTTGTTGTCGCTCTTGCTGCTGGTTGCGTGCAGCACGTCGTCGTTCGCTGCCGAAAAGCCGAACTTCCTTTGGATCATGTCGGAAGACAACTCGAGCCACTTTCTGAAATGGTTCGATCCGACCGGCGCATCCACGCCGAACATCGAAGCCCTCGCCAAAGAAGGGCTCACCTATGACAACGCGTTTTCAAATGCCCCGGTGTGCAGCGTCGCGCGGACGACGTTGATTACCTCGTGCTATGCACCGCGGATTGGGACCTTTCATCATCGTAAGAGCTTCATCGTGCCGATGCCGGAAGGCTTAAAGATGTTCCCCGCCTATCTGCGAGAAGCAGGCTACTACACGACCAACAACAGCAAAGAAGATTACAACGCTCAGAAGTCGAAGGACGTCTGGGACGAGTCTTCGCGTAAGGCCTCGTGGCGAAATCGAAAGCCTGGGCAGCCGTTCTTCCATGTGCAAACCTACACGACGACGCACGAAAGTTCGTTGCACTTTCCTGCCGCTGATATCGACAACAAACCGAATGAGAACGATGCCGAATCGGTGTTTGTCGCGCCCTATCATCCGCAAAGCAAAGAGTTCAAATACACCTATGCCCGTTACCACGATCGAATCCAGCAAATGGATCAACAGGTCGGTAAGCTGGTCGATCAGTTGCGGGAAGATGGCTTGCTCGATTCGACGTTCGTCTTTTACTTCGCCGATCATGGCGGCGTGTTGCCACGTAGCAAGGGTTATGCCTACGACACCGGTTTGCATGTCCCGCTGGTGATCCGTGTGCCCGAGAAGTTCCGCGAGCAACTGCCGCAGACGACCGGCAGCCGCATCGAGTCGTTCGTCAGCTTTGTCGACTTCGGCCCGACGGTGCTGAACCTGGCAGGCGCGAAGGTGCCTGATCAGATCGATGGTCACGCGTTCCTTGGTTTAGGTGAGCAGCAGTTGGTCGAGAGCGACGAGTCGTTTGGCTACGCCGATCGCTTTGATGAAAAGTACGACATGGTGCGAACGCTGCGAAAGGGCAAGTATCGCTACATTCGCAACTACCAGCGATTCAACTTCGACGGATTGATGAACAACTATCGCTACAAGATGGTTGCTTACCAGAACTGGAAAGAATGGTTCGATGCCCAGAAGCTCGATGGCCTGCAAAGTCAGTTCTTCCAGGCCCGACCGGCTGAGATGCTGTTCGACGTTTCGGAAGAT harbors:
- a CDS encoding glutamate-cysteine ligase family protein; its protein translation is MLAESTESESNSISLFEAFGVEVEYMIVHDTSLDVAPIADQVLRDEEGQPSEEVEHGDIAWSNELAAHVVELKTNGPAPSFAGLAQKFQANVNEINASLGQIGALLMPSAMHPWMRPELEMKLWPYGYNEVYEAFNVIFNCTGHGWANLQSCHLNLPFATDEEFGRLHAAIRLLLPILPALTASSPVCERQMTPHLDHRLETYRHNADRIPQVAGHVIPEAVFTRKDYEEQILQPIYDAMAPLDLPGVLRHEWANSRGAIARFMRNTIEIRVMDVQEHPAADVAICQLVANVAKALTEEKWSSTAEQQKAETKRLKEIFLNVIDDADETVIVDPDYLQHFGWTEGTCTANQLWRSLADQFPVEEKPLADALQVILEEGTLAHRIVRTLHGKFESRLLPVYRELCGCLQEGRSFHGLD
- a CDS encoding N-formylglutamate amidohydrolase is translated as MKRSSTRVLLFTCEHGGNQVPRKFAGRFADHQDLLKTHRGWDPGALKTAKAFAQAADVQLFFSETTRLLVDLNRSEWNPALMSSLVPPPNEEERDEILEKWYRPFRQQVLDWVTQHVQQKQQVWHLSFHSFTPELNGEVRNAEIGLLYDPQREPERALAARWKETLRETLPECRVRMNYPYRGITDGHTTALRKRFGAGEYVGIELEVNQLLYAQAPAQVKRLIAGLQGSFLAAHQGI
- the tssK gene encoding type VI secretion system baseplate subunit TssK, with amino-acid sequence MKNPPIHWSEGMFLRPHHFQAQDRHWYEFLENSFRDLIPYAYGIRSIEISDQAIANFQIDVSHCEARMRDGTIISIGGNDQMDRVDLRQGLQGLQNLKEIFLENEVIRVYLAVPRVKLGHENTARDSQSSQTRYYEFSREDEEENRGGNPQEVSYRELNIRILLSTDELSGYDLLPICQIIRNEADGTPRIDPNYCPPCLAIEAWTPLGTGIVRRTFDLIGERIERFRNDILNQNITWDPREIGDLEKMMRLRTLNEAYAELRVLGFSDGIHPLTVYTTLCRIVGQLAIFDDKQRRVETIPKYDHENLAEIFQWAYNEIRRLSEGRIDATYEHRFFLGSGQSMHVQLDPKWFDPSWEWYIGFEGVSISKEDTYQLVTQGFHWVFGSGEQVETLFRNNMPGVRLRPVAQPPRVLPQGGNWVYFQVQRQGPPWDDVQRTQTMGWRFQEEYIHDVKELQGKKRLVLNIRNQLIALHVAVFALRHGEQNRA
- a CDS encoding DotU family type IV/VI secretion system protein, with protein sequence MTPKFAKAVDPIFLCMLDLLDRIERDGNSLDPSQERIRVKKRIDTAENLLGQTAEWELAKYALVGWIDQMLITAPWNGANWWQNNDLEYECFHSGKAFEHFFVAAREAQSLPNKDALEVYYVCVVLGFRGLYGHPHSLQYTQHYGLPADLDTWAKQTASALQLAIGRSPIIDRPEPGEGAPPLTGYNKLINMTLFAVVMVAICIGYFLMFGVNK
- a CDS encoding type VI secretion protein IcmF/TssM N-terminal domain-containing protein, producing MMSFVYNVIYYLTLPFTAFNTLASAMPGVRNLGKITVPTRIALLVFLFLFFVLISFCISFQFSGTSAQWTDYLLDWKTGLAVLFLMIVIPVVSYYVVKIWMEEETSDFPDIDKAWKQGIHELDKHGIPLGSTPLFLVLGNQDERRASNLMRASGFGFNVSDPAQGPAALHWYANSDAIFIFLTKASCLSTLAEGFQRRTGPGSQLATPSMREIPGGQTIVAGAGQQSLVNEPLPDHTLGADDDDQQHFMEAPPQMAGIGATMNFGQGLDAGQTMAFSPDAPAPGMASMRQSKADLTDQMERLKYVCTLINKARRPVCPINGLLVTVPFELVEDASEPVQVAIQSDLDVIRGMTRLRCSVTALVTEMESAPGFLELIRRVGEKRAQEQRFGKGFNVWNPPIAEQLEAVSQHATGAFEDWTYLLFREKDGLRRPGNPKLFELLCKIRGRFSECLTNIVANSFGYEPDKNPRAAHNSLLFSGCYFAATGDTKDRQAFVRSVLYRVMEQDAELDWSYEALEENSSADFAANVAALIGGVCLLLLIGMGLNAAFGEYMPWNQDG
- a CDS encoding serine protease, whose translation is MLKTVSLVLLALLVSASLLTSPLHAESEDPTTLMFRATVKLSNPGSTGTGFILTPDEGKTFILVTAKHVLDKTNGDETSVVFRIKTAEGEYKKQLVPLAIRKDDKPLWVNHPEQDVAAIYVTPPADADLPHLPTSLLATEEHLRTKGVHPGRKLTMLGYPHREESSEAGFAILRNGPLASFPVLPTSKTKTFYISTSIFSGDSGGPVFTTLAGEEEGSAEQPLIMGVVHGQRFLNDTMKGNYMTIKTHHQFGLAIIVHASFVIETLELLK
- a CDS encoding M24 family metallopeptidase, with product MRQVEEYQAIQAISKEVLAEIGASLVVSDTEATIARRAQQLLADRGITDTWYHDCPALVLAGTRSCLSLSGRDYVPADEPLGNFNLVTVDLSPCREGIWGDCARSFYVENGHSVSEPEDAEFQQGKAALNTLHSRLQQFAKPDMSFDDLGRFMKNEIQELRFVELDFLSNYGHTIETDLAARSYIEKGNPRSLRSVDLFTFEPHIRPVEGRWGFKHEEIYYFEGEVLRVL
- a CDS encoding DUF1559 domain-containing protein, which produces MTIFPTPRKSPREGFTLVELLVVIAIIGVLIALLLPAVQQAREAARRMQCKNNLKQMGLALHNYVDTYRVLPMGCTVDLSTSTSASNGSWGVHGRILQFLEQGNLYDNVDITIAWDFQTAIDGLKIPGYGCPSDPGAGRERDPGGGKVKLWPTSYGFNYGTWFVFNPSNKQGGNGLFYPNSSLSFRDATDGSSNTLLGAEVKAWTPYFRNGGPSTTTIPNTIADAEAIIASGDEFKNTGHTEWPDGRVHHTGFTVTMPPNAKTSCSNGGTTYEECDFNSWQEGKDGNAGSPTYSIVTSRSWHPGVVDVVMFDGSSRSISETIDLTIWRSLGTRAGGEVVSDF
- a CDS encoding class I SAM-dependent methyltransferase, with protein sequence MDAIIDLFEGLQRMSPGSEATTSEAIATATQGRTWRSLVEFGCGRGISTMLLAEQTSAKITAVDTCGAFLQQLQVEAATRGYADRVHIRQQSMDTTWPEGTSFDAVWCEGSVYSIGLDNALRLWHPLLSPGGVLAVSDLVWLTDSPDPEADAYWKRQGVSLRSRGEIEQLLPEHGFRLLSSFVFPDSDWQNYYGPISQRLETWIDGYTDRQEAELVAAAFEEEMATYSRFGQQYGYVFFLAEV